From the Perca flavescens isolate YP-PL-M2 chromosome 21, PFLA_1.0, whole genome shotgun sequence genome, one window contains:
- the LOC114547963 gene encoding leucine zipper putative tumor suppressor 2 homolog, giving the protein MALVQALPISAEPHNPGLSGGSRRRHPSGSSSPINAPPSTLESMGSVSSLIATRPGNYQDHRSLVELGARVRRPTPGASYLGSESPLDSLLLQTIQKQNSMTSSRELENESGNGNYTYLNEDYVGDWNDNHVTHASPGSDADETKGSRLNGNMGGPPPKLIPVSGKLEKNMEKTVLRPTAFKPVIPKNRSSMQYLSPRHCANVSESQNNLNLLSPTHIEASPSCSEKSSSYSRARNSGGGSHSGQLTDSGRNSLSSLPPYNSGGYSLASGEASAGHLEPMKSAPPVSGHGHSNSDSGRSSSSKSTGSGSISGRGQPLSDSGSNGRSPGPVEGYEGVVRDLEDKLRERELELLQLRDNLDENEAAICQVYEEKQKRFELELEELRQGCATRMQVASQKAQRAQQVLQLQVYQLQQEKKKLQEDFAQLLKEREQLDERCTSYEHEKIQLGPRLEESKWEVCQKSGEISLLKQQLKDVQGELAQRVGEIVSLRGQLRETRGELTNTQVLLQEAHGTTRTRTLELEVCENELQRRKSEAELLREKVGRLEGELAHLRDALANQGTGNRQCQVFHEVEEHLLAYESDEAKAQRQSSSEALQNMKVQMDRMRAELAHERQWAEQQTGGFEEERRIWQEEKDKVIRYQKQLQQNYVQMYRRNRELEQLLQELSQELESREEDEGSGNEINFDEIAATEI; this is encoded by the exons ATGGCCCTGGTTCAGGCTCTGCCCATATCTGCTGAGCCCCACAACCCAGGCCTCAGTGGAGGATCCCGCAGGAGACACCCCTCCGGCTCTTCATCCCCTATCAACGCACCACCCTCCACTCTGGAGAGTATGGGTTCTGTCAGCAGCCTCATCGCCACCCGCCCCGGAAACTACCAGGACCACCGATCTTTGGTTGAGCTGGGAGCCAGGGTCCGACGGCCCACCCCAGGTGCCTCCTACCTGGGCTCTGAGTCGCCCCTGGACTCCTTATTACTTCAGACCATTCAGAAACAGAACTCCATGACGTCCAGCAGGGAGCTGGAGAACGAGAGTGGGAATGGGAACTATACTTATCTGAATGAGGACTATGTAGGCGACTGGAATGACAACCACGTAACACATGCCAGCCCAGGAAGTGACGCAGACGAGACTAAAGGATCCCGGTTGAATGGGAACATGGGGGGGCCTCCTCCAAAACTGATCCCTGTGTCTGGAAAACTAGAGAAG AACATGGAGAAAACAGTGCTGCGGCCCACTGCCTTCAAACCTGTCATTCCCAAGAACCGTTCTTCCATGCAATACCTCTCCCCTCGCCATTGTGCCAACGTATCAGAAAGCCAAAACAACCTGAACCTGCTGAGCCCCACGCACATAGAGGCGTCGCCCTCCTGCTCTGAGAAAAGCAGCTCCTACAGCAGAGCTCGGAACAGCGGCGGTGGCAGCCATTCCGGCCAACTGACAGACTCCGGACGCAACTCCCTCTCCAGCCTCCCACCTTACAACAGCGGCGGCTACAGTCTGGCATCAGGAGAGGCCTCTGCTGGCCACCTGGAGCCCATGAAAAGCGCTCCGCCAGTCAGTGGACACGGACACTCCAACTCAGACAGCGGGCGTTCATCTTCCAGTAAGAGTACAGGCTCTGGCTCGATAAGCGGCCGAGGACAGCCTCTGTCTGACAGCGGGTCCAACGGGCGCTCCCCTGGCCCGGTGGAGGGTTATGAGGGGGTGGTGAGGGACCTGGAGGACAagctgagggagagagagctggaGCTGCTGCAACTCAGAGACAACCTGGATGAGAATGAAGCTGCCATTTGTCAG GTTTATGAGGAGAAGCAGAAGCGCTTTGAGCTGGAGCTGGAGGAGCTGAGGCAGGGCTGTGCCACCAGGATGCAGGTAGCCTCGCAGAAGGCCCAGCGTGCACAGCAGGTGCTTCAGTTGCAG GTTTATCAGCTCcagcaggagaagaagaagctgcaggAGGACTTTGCTCAGCTTCTGAAGGAGAGGGAGCAGCTAGATGAGCGCTGCACCTCCTATGAGCACGAGAAGATCCAGCTGGGGCCTCGACTGGAGGAGAGCAAGTGGGAG GTCTGTCAGAAGTCAGGGGAAATCTCGTTGCTGAAGCAGCAGCTGAAGGACGTGCAGGGAGAGTTAGCCCAGCGCGTGGGAGAGATCGTCTCACTGCGCGGTCAACTCCGAGAGACTCGTGGCGAGCTGACCAACACCCAGGTCCTGCTCCAGGAGGCCCACGGCACAACCCGCACACGAACCCTGGAGCTGGAGGTGTGTGAAAACGAGCTCCAGCGTCGCAAGAGTGAAGCGGAGCTACTCCGAGAAAAGGTTGGACGCCTTGAGGGAGAGTTGGCTCACCTCAGAGATGCTTTGGCCAATCAGGGCACAGGAAACAGACAGTGTCAGGTGTTCCATGAGGTAGAGGAGCACCTGCTCGCCTACGAGAGTGATGAGGCGAAGGCCCAGCGGCAGAGCAGCAGTGAGGCCCTGCAGAACATGAAGGTGCAGATGGACCGGATGAGGGCCGAGCTGGCCCACGAGCGTCAGTGGGCCGAGCAGCAAACGGGAGGCTTCGAGGAGGAGCGCAGGATATGGCAGGAAGAGAAGGACAAAGTTATCCGCTACCAgaagcagctgcagcagaaCTATGTGCAGATGTATCGCAGGAACCGAGAGCTGGAGCAGCTCCTGCAGGAGCTCAGCCAGGAACTggagagcagagaggaggacgAAGGCAGCGGCAACGAGATCAACTTTGATGAGATCGCCGCCACTGAAATTTAA